One Verrucomicrobiia bacterium genomic region harbors:
- the ruvA gene encoding Holliday junction branch migration protein RuvA encodes MITFLRGTLLESLPTQAIVEVNGVGYEVLIPLSSYDKLPPPGREVKLLTHLLVREDAHVLYGFMTAAERELFRLLIDTVSGIGPKTALNVLSGMSVTAFRGAVANGDVKALAQISGVGRKTAERMVVELRDKIGAAGAWEASSEARGLSPEDQRVNDAVLALLALGFKQVEAHEAVRAAQAMLGASATVEELVRACLKKG; translated from the coding sequence ATGATTACCTTTTTACGCGGTACTCTGCTGGAATCCCTGCCCACCCAGGCCATCGTCGAAGTCAACGGCGTGGGCTACGAAGTGCTCATCCCCCTTTCCTCCTATGACAAGCTGCCGCCCCCGGGCAGGGAGGTGAAGCTGCTGACCCACCTCCTCGTGCGCGAGGATGCCCACGTGCTCTATGGCTTCATGACCGCGGCCGAGCGCGAGCTGTTTCGCCTCCTCATTGACACCGTCAGCGGCATCGGCCCCAAGACCGCCTTGAATGTCCTCAGCGGCATGAGTGTGACCGCCTTTCGCGGCGCCGTCGCCAACGGCGATGTCAAGGCCCTGGCCCAAATCAGCGGTGTGGGCAGAAAAACCGCCGAGCGCATGGTGGTGGAGCTGCGCGACAAAATTGGCGCCGCCGGCGCCTGGGAGGCCAGCAGCGAGGCCCGGGGACTCTCTCCCGAGGATCAGCGCGTCAACGACGCCGTGCTGGCGCTCCTCGCCCTGGGCTTCAAACAGGTTGAGGCCCACGAGGCCGTCCGCGCCGCGCAGGCCATGTTGGGGGCCTCGGCCACCGTCGAGGAGCTGGTCCGCGCCTGCTTGAAAAAAGGTTGA
- a CDS encoding lysophospholipid acyltransferase family protein — protein sequence MATFRQRPLRSGVVVPHTVQWHGRLAARLLFWLVQGCGASLRLTVDDASGLLNVPAHERRPVIFCLWHNRLAVALPLRRALLELRGLARPMAAMVSASKDGGLLARVLELADIQPVRGSSSRRGPQAMLELKTWAERGYDLAITPDGPRGPCCVVQDGVVALGQITGLPIIPVNVLLAWKWRVNSWDRFQVPLPFSPCHVRLGEPLRVPEDASDQQREELRQLLEGRMRKLAPD from the coding sequence TTGGCCACTTTTCGACAACGTCCCCTGCGTTCAGGAGTGGTGGTGCCCCACACCGTCCAATGGCACGGCCGCCTGGCGGCGCGCCTCTTGTTCTGGCTGGTGCAGGGATGCGGGGCCTCCCTGCGCCTGACGGTGGACGACGCTTCGGGCCTGCTCAACGTTCCGGCCCACGAGCGCCGGCCGGTCATCTTCTGCCTCTGGCACAACCGTTTGGCAGTGGCCCTGCCTTTGCGCCGGGCATTGTTGGAACTGCGGGGCCTGGCCCGGCCCATGGCGGCAATGGTAAGCGCCAGCAAGGATGGCGGTCTGCTCGCGCGCGTCCTCGAGCTGGCCGACATTCAGCCCGTGCGCGGCTCCAGCAGCCGCCGCGGCCCCCAGGCCATGCTGGAATTGAAAACCTGGGCCGAGCGGGGGTATGACCTGGCCATCACGCCCGACGGCCCCCGTGGCCCCTGCTGTGTGGTGCAGGATGGGGTGGTGGCCCTGGGCCAGATTACCGGCCTGCCGATCATCCCCGTGAATGTGCTCCTGGCCTGGAAATGGCGCGTGAACAGTTGGGACCGTTTTCAGGTGCCGCTGCCCTTTTCCCCCTGCCACGTCCGCCTCGGCGAGCCGCTCCGCGTGCCGGAGGACGCCAGCGACCAGCAGCGTGAGGAGCTGCGGCAACTGCTGGAGGGCCGCATGCGGAAGCTGGCGCCCGACTGA
- a CDS encoding class II aldolase/adducin family protein: MKNVISVRDLEEMLRRGQDVTQLPADAILTPSARDFLRDLEDNGGLRKAAASSSGGSARAAAPAKPPTSKSPKAELEAFFNSPAIHELKEKICDIGRRMWQRNYVDGNGGNIAIRVGEDIVLCTPTLVSKGFMKPADICLVDLEGHQLLGEKKRTSEILMHLQIMKRQPRAVATVHCHPPAATAFAVANLSPPTCMIPEIEVMIGTVPVAEYRTPGTPEMGKLVADLVEQHNTILMGNHGAVSWSHVDVEDAYFKMEILEAYCNTIVIGTHLGVPLKTFEPKYLQDILKIKSTLGIPDARAGLKECELCDNSEWRPGVTCMVPPKAAAAGPAPDPQAEALVQAITDQIMSQLQ; this comes from the coding sequence ATGAAAAATGTAATCAGCGTCCGTGATTTGGAAGAGATGCTGCGGCGCGGGCAGGATGTCACCCAACTGCCCGCCGACGCCATTTTGACGCCTTCGGCGCGGGATTTTCTGCGCGATTTGGAGGACAACGGCGGCCTGCGGAAGGCGGCCGCCAGCAGCAGCGGCGGCAGCGCGCGGGCGGCGGCCCCGGCCAAACCGCCCACGTCCAAAAGCCCCAAGGCCGAGCTGGAGGCCTTTTTCAACTCGCCCGCCATTCACGAGTTGAAGGAGAAAATCTGTGACATTGGCCGGCGCATGTGGCAGCGGAATTACGTAGATGGCAACGGGGGCAACATTGCCATCCGCGTGGGCGAGGACATTGTGCTGTGCACGCCCACCCTTGTTTCCAAGGGGTTTATGAAGCCCGCGGACATTTGTCTGGTGGATTTGGAGGGCCATCAACTGCTGGGGGAGAAGAAGCGGACGAGCGAGATTTTGATGCACCTGCAAATCATGAAACGGCAGCCGCGGGCGGTGGCCACGGTGCATTGCCATCCGCCCGCCGCCACGGCATTTGCCGTGGCCAACCTGTCGCCGCCCACGTGCATGATTCCGGAAATCGAGGTGATGATCGGGACGGTGCCGGTGGCGGAATACCGCACGCCGGGCACGCCGGAGATGGGCAAGCTGGTGGCGGATCTGGTGGAGCAGCACAACACCATATTGATGGGCAACCATGGGGCGGTATCCTGGAGCCATGTGGATGTGGAGGACGCGTATTTCAAGATGGAAATCCTGGAGGCCTATTGCAACACCATCGTGATTGGCACGCATCTGGGGGTGCCGCTGAAGACGTTTGAGCCGAAGTACCTGCAGGACATTTTGAAGATCAAGTCCACCCTGGGGATCCCGGATGCGCGCGCGGGGCTGAAGGAGTGCGAGTTGTGCGACAACAGCGAGTGGCGGCCGGGGGTGACCTGCATGGTGCCGCCCAAGGCGGCCGCGGCGGGCCCCGCGCCGGATCCGCAGGCCGAGGCGCTGGTGCAGGCCATCACGGATCAAATCATGAGCCAGTTGCAATGA